A window of Juglans regia cultivar Chandler chromosome 7, Walnut 2.0, whole genome shotgun sequence contains these coding sequences:
- the LOC109001943 gene encoding uncharacterized protein LOC109001943, protein MDLDHETHHPYPTAETHLTPAVRYSARRQIPLRRRRKLPIVRLGSDGKKPRRVLALVKMFRRIRLRWLKLQYMRMMRKFKEYYRNLVKDLMEAGATLETFHQRVIMEASLAVPVMGVSFNSYPSVPGSHRPRTLMM, encoded by the coding sequence ATGGATCTGGATCATGAAACCCACCATCCATATCCGACGGCCGAAACCCACCTGACTCCGGCAGTCCGGTACTCAGCACGCCGCCAGATCCCCCTCCGCCGTAGGCGTAAACTACCGATAGTACGCCTCGGATCAGATGGGAAGAAACCTCGGAGAGTGCTTGCCCTTGTGAAAATGTTCAGGAGGATTCGACTACGGTGGTTAAAGTTGCAGTACATGCGCATGATGAGGAAGTTCAAGGAGTATTATCGGAATTTGGTTAAAGATCTTATGGAAGCAGGAGCAACGCTGGAGACTTTCCACCAAAGGGTTATCATGGAGGCCTCTCTCGCTGTTCCGGTCATGGGAGTTTCTTTCAACAGCTACCCGTCAGTGCCCGGATCACACCGGCCTCGAACCCTCATGATGTAA